The Halalkalicoccus sp. CGA53 genome window below encodes:
- the speB gene encoding agmatinase, translating into MIDPQEVPRFAGVPTFMRRPHVYDLETSSADIAFLGIPYDDATSYRPGARFGPRAIRLASTLLKPYNPVTETDLTNVEIVDHDDVPVVPGYTEETFDRIESRVASVLDHGVFPAIAGGDHSTTLPVLRAIAAEHGPVSLVQIDAHSDLWTEYFGKPYNHGTTVHHAIEEGLIDPESSIRIGERGGLYGPEDITRHDDAGIEYHTIDAVDDLGIDDLGERIRERIDGPTYATLDIDAVDPAFAPGTGTPSPGGLTSREFLHLIRALHHAELVGFDLVEVAPPYDDQAGSTAILGATAIFEALCAAVED; encoded by the coding sequence ATGATCGATCCACAGGAGGTCCCTCGATTCGCAGGGGTACCGACATTCATGCGACGTCCACACGTATACGACTTGGAAACGTCGTCTGCGGACATCGCGTTTTTGGGAATCCCGTATGACGACGCAACGAGCTACCGACCTGGGGCTCGGTTCGGTCCGCGTGCGATCCGATTGGCCTCAACGCTCCTGAAACCGTATAATCCTGTGACTGAAACCGATCTCACAAACGTCGAGATCGTTGATCACGACGACGTCCCGGTTGTACCGGGGTACACAGAAGAGACGTTTGATCGCATTGAATCGCGAGTCGCTTCTGTCCTCGATCACGGTGTGTTCCCCGCTATCGCTGGCGGTGATCACTCGACAACGCTCCCAGTGCTCCGAGCGATTGCCGCTGAACACGGCCCAGTCTCACTAGTTCAAATCGACGCACACTCTGACCTCTGGACCGAGTATTTCGGCAAGCCGTACAATCATGGGACGACCGTCCACCACGCGATCGAAGAAGGGTTAATCGATCCCGAGTCGTCGATCCGGATTGGCGAGCGTGGTGGTCTGTATGGACCGGAGGACATCACCCGCCACGATGACGCCGGCATTGAGTATCACACGATTGATGCCGTCGACGACCTCGGTATCGACGACCTTGGCGAGCGAATTCGAGAACGCATTGACGGTCCCACCTACGCCACGTTAGACATCGACGCAGTCGATCCTGCGTTTGCACCAGGAACTGGAACTCCAAGCCCTGGTGGTCTTACATCAAGGGAATTCCTCCACCTCATTCGGGCACTCCACCATGCCGAGCTCGTTGGTTTCGATCTTGTCGAAGTCGCACCTCCGTATGACGATCAAGCCGGGTCGACGGCGATTCTCGGCGCAACTGCCATCTTCGAAGCTCTGTGTGCGGCTGTTGAAGACTGA
- a CDS encoding Zn-dependent hydrolase, which translates to MGIRLNRDRLVETMKTQAEIGATPGGGLRRLALSDEDKEVRDWFTDQLEAEGLSVRIDEFGNMFGRREGANPNAAPVLVGSHLDSQPYGGIYDGALGVVAALEFIRALNDADVETERPVEIVNWTNEEGSRFQPAMQGSGVWAGAHDIDEEYAKTDEQGNTLEDELKRIGYKGTEPAEPREEYDAYLELHIEQGPYLEEGEHQVGVVTGIVGFVWGAITFYGEANHSGSTPMHYRSDALVGAADVITQVRRIPSMLGERTVGTVGFISASPNSINIIPGEVTFTFGFRDPSDGIIDEAYDRVLYEAEMAAEREGLDWEFEERMHVSSVEFSDRCVDAVESTAAALDYDYRKIFSGAGHDASHTARVCDTGMVFAVSENGKSHSEAEYTSWDDCYVAANTLSNAAFDLAQSIDTTDS; encoded by the coding sequence ATGGGGATTCGTCTCAACCGCGACCGGTTAGTCGAAACGATGAAAACGCAGGCTGAAATCGGCGCAACTCCTGGAGGAGGACTTCGTCGGCTCGCGTTATCGGACGAAGACAAAGAAGTGCGCGATTGGTTCACCGACCAGCTAGAGGCCGAGGGCCTCTCAGTTCGAATCGACGAATTCGGCAACATGTTCGGGCGAAGAGAGGGTGCGAACCCAAACGCCGCCCCAGTGCTCGTCGGATCACACCTCGATTCGCAACCATATGGAGGTATTTACGACGGTGCTCTCGGCGTCGTCGCAGCTCTTGAATTCATCCGGGCTCTGAACGATGCGGACGTCGAGACGGAACGGCCCGTCGAGATCGTCAACTGGACAAACGAGGAAGGGTCCCGCTTCCAGCCGGCGATGCAAGGTAGCGGCGTCTGGGCCGGTGCCCACGACATTGACGAGGAGTACGCAAAGACCGACGAACAGGGAAACACTCTCGAAGACGAACTCAAGCGCATTGGGTACAAAGGCACCGAGCCTGCGGAACCACGCGAAGAGTACGACGCTTACCTCGAGCTACACATCGAACAGGGACCGTACCTGGAAGAGGGTGAACATCAGGTCGGTGTTGTTACCGGTATCGTCGGGTTCGTCTGGGGGGCAATCACGTTCTACGGTGAGGCAAATCACTCAGGATCGACACCGATGCATTACCGGAGCGACGCGCTGGTCGGCGCTGCAGACGTGATCACCCAGGTCCGCCGGATTCCATCGATGCTTGGAGAACGGACCGTTGGAACAGTAGGGTTCATCTCGGCCAGTCCGAACTCAATCAACATTATTCCCGGTGAGGTCACGTTCACCTTCGGGTTTCGAGATCCGAGCGACGGGATCATCGACGAAGCGTACGACCGTGTTCTCTACGAAGCCGAAATGGCGGCCGAACGAGAAGGACTTGACTGGGAGTTCGAAGAGCGAATGCACGTCTCGAGTGTCGAGTTCTCCGATCGCTGCGTTGACGCCGTTGAATCCACGGCTGCGGCGTTGGACTATGACTATCGTAAAATCTTCAGTGGGGCCGGCCACGACGCTTCTCACACCGCTCGGGTCTGCGATACTGGAATGGTCTTCGCCGTGAGTGAAAACGGAAAGAGCCACTCGGAAGCGGAGTACACGAGTTGGGACGATTGCTACGTTGCAGCGAACACGCTCTCGAACGCCGCATTTGATCTTGCACAGTCAATCGACACCACCGATTCGTAA
- a CDS encoding PadR family transcriptional regulator gives MNDLTAFQRDLLYVIAGLGEPHGLAIKEELEQYYGGEVHHGRLYPNLDTLVEKGFVSKGSRDQRTNEYTLTERGERELSARQEWEAQYIESLVA, from the coding sequence ATGAACGACTTGACAGCGTTCCAGAGAGACCTTCTCTATGTAATTGCGGGTCTCGGCGAGCCACACGGCCTCGCGATCAAGGAGGAACTCGAGCAGTATTACGGAGGAGAAGTTCACCACGGTCGGCTCTATCCGAATCTCGATACGCTCGTCGAGAAGGGCTTCGTCAGCAAGGGTTCACGGGATCAGCGAACGAACGAATACACGCTCACCGAGCGTGGTGAGCGGGAGCTTTCCGCTCGTCAAGAATGGGAAGCACAGTACATCGAATCCCTGGTTGCGTAA
- a CDS encoding type B DNA-directed DNA polymerase, with translation MVYKIDYLEDIYEWSITHDGAEYERVSDYTPTIYATYDGAQTTTDGLSTLHERLGYYPTVVSTRIERWRRGFRHEDEDVLRIDVRRLEELLPVAYQIRGLGQPGEYKLYNVDLSREFRYCLENDLDPTPVHTPSTLEIEVSPPELANPPITELTIDGQPIIGTPVGVLHAIHRRIEREDPDILIVSSSQIIPTLYETAEGLDVDLQLGRLPGRQRLAGRSTYESYGNIGHSPARYNVPGRAIIDRSNTFFFEQSGLDGCLDMVRRSRKPLQETAWASIGNVLTSIQICEARDRDVLVPWNSWRHEFFKPLSTLHNADRGGYTFAPEVGFHEDIHELDFSSLYPNIICQFNISPETVRCECHADREEIPGLGYSICDERGYLVDVLQPLIDDRDAFKRAIPETDDPERAAVLKSRADAIKWILVSCFGYQGFSNAKFGRIECHEAINAYAREILLEAKEVLEANGWHLVHGIVDSLWVTAIDGEQQRPLDELATEITDRVGIRLEYEAAFEWVGFVPLRGSDQGALTKYFGKVADEVGEDELEYKYRGIECRQRSTPEWIKTAQQELIETLDRSRSPEAVCALLQRQLGELRAGRVDPEALAIDNRASKHIDEYTQYTRTVAALERAEDGGLDPHPGQNISYVVVDDSKRSRDRVKLVYESPDRYDEEFYSDLLIRSAESVCSPLGWRRPELERYLSSHTDTSLTAFYD, from the coding sequence ATGGTCTACAAGATCGACTATCTCGAGGACATCTACGAGTGGTCGATCACCCATGACGGTGCCGAGTACGAGCGTGTGAGCGATTACACACCGACGATTTACGCAACATATGATGGTGCACAGACCACGACCGACGGGCTATCCACACTGCATGAGCGGCTTGGGTACTATCCCACGGTCGTCTCAACGCGAATCGAACGGTGGCGACGGGGCTTTCGTCACGAAGACGAGGACGTCCTCAGAATCGACGTGAGACGCCTCGAGGAGCTACTTCCTGTCGCCTACCAGATTCGGGGACTCGGTCAGCCCGGTGAGTACAAACTCTACAATGTCGATCTCTCGCGGGAGTTCCGCTACTGTTTGGAGAACGATCTCGATCCGACGCCAGTGCACACACCCTCGACACTCGAGATCGAGGTTTCTCCGCCCGAATTAGCGAATCCACCGATCACCGAACTCACCATCGACGGTCAACCGATCATCGGTACACCGGTCGGAGTTCTCCATGCGATCCATCGTCGCATCGAGCGCGAGGATCCCGATATCCTGATCGTTTCCTCCAGTCAGATCATTCCGACGCTCTACGAAACCGCCGAGGGGCTCGATGTCGACCTTCAGCTCGGACGACTCCCCGGCAGGCAGCGCTTGGCCGGGCGCTCGACGTACGAAAGCTACGGAAACATCGGGCACTCACCTGCTCGGTATAACGTCCCCGGGCGGGCGATTATCGACCGCTCGAATACGTTTTTCTTCGAGCAATCCGGGTTGGATGGCTGTCTGGATATGGTTCGGCGTTCTCGAAAGCCGCTCCAAGAAACCGCCTGGGCGTCGATCGGCAACGTTCTCACCTCTATTCAAATCTGTGAGGCTCGCGATCGCGACGTGCTCGTCCCGTGGAACTCATGGCGTCACGAGTTCTTCAAGCCACTCTCGACCCTGCACAACGCCGACCGAGGCGGCTACACCTTCGCACCGGAGGTTGGGTTTCACGAAGATATCCACGAGCTGGATTTCTCCTCGCTCTATCCGAATATCATTTGTCAGTTCAACATCAGCCCGGAGACGGTTCGTTGCGAGTGTCATGCTGATCGGGAGGAGATTCCCGGTCTGGGCTATTCGATCTGTGATGAGCGAGGGTATCTCGTCGATGTGCTTCAACCGCTGATCGACGATCGCGATGCGTTTAAGCGAGCGATCCCAGAAACGGACGATCCTGAGCGGGCGGCCGTGCTCAAATCTCGAGCAGATGCAATCAAGTGGATTCTCGTGAGCTGTTTCGGTTACCAGGGATTCTCGAATGCGAAATTCGGACGGATCGAATGCCACGAAGCGATCAATGCGTACGCTCGCGAGATCCTGCTCGAGGCTAAGGAGGTCCTCGAAGCGAACGGGTGGCACCTCGTCCACGGGATCGTCGACAGCCTATGGGTGACCGCGATCGACGGTGAGCAACAGAGACCGCTCGATGAGCTCGCGACGGAGATCACCGATCGCGTTGGGATTCGGCTTGAGTACGAAGCTGCTTTTGAGTGGGTCGGGTTCGTTCCCTTACGAGGTAGCGACCAAGGCGCACTCACGAAGTACTTCGGGAAAGTGGCTGATGAAGTTGGGGAGGACGAATTGGAGTACAAGTATCGTGGAATCGAGTGTCGACAGCGTTCGACGCCGGAGTGGATCAAGACCGCTCAACAGGAGTTGATCGAGACGTTAGACCGCTCTCGGTCACCGGAAGCGGTGTGTGCTCTGTTACAACGACAGCTCGGTGAACTTCGAGCAGGTCGGGTTGATCCAGAGGCGCTTGCTATCGACAATCGTGCTTCGAAGCATATCGATGAGTACACCCAGTATACCCGAACGGTTGCAGCTCTCGAACGCGCCGAAGACGGGGGGCTCGATCCACATCCGGGTCAGAACATCTCCTACGTAGTCGTTGACGATTCAAAACGCTCGCGTGATCGTGTGAAACTCGTCTACGAATCACCTGATCGGTATGATGAAGAGTTTTATTCCGACCTGCTGATTCGGTCCGCAGAGAGCGTCTGTTCACCCCTTGGATGGCGACGTCCTGAACTCGAAAGATACCTCTCGTCTCATACTGACACGTCATTGACAGCGTTCTATGACTGA
- a CDS encoding P-loop NTPase family protein, translating into MRSDTDQLPIPELPALGKGIRLLASDDGSISPLHALIVDHVSLTRGTAYWVDTHGHARTQPLAKLASDQRVLDRIQVARAFTPFQHYSLVEDLTETVDANTTLLVLPALDGMYKDDALRDEDATKMLVRILAELAGIAREYDFPILVTRTCADSFTDPIKAAAIETIRCKHTRMGPRFIADSFETLVYPLGNGHYQTTLAFWAEILNARQPIYDAAQTGPQTPEVPADGSH; encoded by the coding sequence ATGAGATCTGATACAGATCAGCTCCCGATCCCGGAACTCCCCGCCCTCGGTAAAGGAATACGACTCCTTGCCTCTGATGACGGATCGATCAGCCCGCTTCACGCATTGATCGTCGATCACGTTTCGCTCACCCGAGGCACCGCGTACTGGGTCGATACGCACGGTCACGCGAGAACACAGCCGCTTGCAAAATTAGCTTCCGATCAGCGGGTACTGGATCGGATACAGGTGGCGCGTGCATTCACTCCCTTCCAGCACTACAGCCTCGTAGAGGACCTCACAGAGACCGTTGATGCGAATACGACCCTGCTGGTCCTGCCAGCCCTCGACGGGATGTACAAGGACGACGCGCTTCGAGATGAGGACGCGACAAAGATGCTTGTTCGAATTCTCGCTGAACTCGCTGGCATCGCTCGGGAATACGACTTTCCGATATTGGTCACACGAACCTGTGCAGACTCGTTTACCGATCCGATCAAAGCAGCCGCGATCGAGACGATTCGCTGTAAGCACACACGCATGGGTCCTCGCTTCATCGCTGACTCGTTCGAGACACTTGTCTATCCGCTCGGGAACGGCCATTACCAGACGACGCTCGCATTCTGGGCGGAGATCCTAAATGCTCGTCAGCCGATCTACGATGCCGCTCAGACAGGCCCACAGACCCCGGAGGTGCCTGCTGATGGGTCGCACTAA
- a CDS encoding SOS response-associated peptidase, with protein MCGRNALFTPQGELEARFGAKIVTDGGYTPRYNIAPGDGLEVITNEASEEIDQFHWGLIPFWADEPGEGIINARSETAHEKRTFEDAWESRPCLVLSSGFYEWQERTGGPKQPYRIHREDTPAFAMAGLWEVWTNGETEIPCVTILTTEPNEMMKSIHDRMPVVLPTDVEETWLAADPYERRELCGPYPDEDLEVYEISTQVNNPGNDDPSVIEPLDYDQSGLDHFSS; from the coding sequence ATGTGTGGACGAAACGCTCTGTTCACCCCTCAGGGCGAATTAGAGGCGCGATTCGGGGCAAAGATCGTCACCGATGGTGGGTACACCCCGCGATACAACATCGCACCAGGTGATGGACTCGAAGTCATCACGAACGAGGCGAGCGAGGAGATCGACCAATTCCATTGGGGACTGATTCCGTTTTGGGCTGACGAGCCGGGAGAAGGTATCATCAACGCTCGATCGGAGACCGCTCACGAAAAACGAACATTCGAGGACGCCTGGGAATCGAGACCCTGTCTCGTCCTCTCATCGGGATTCTACGAATGGCAAGAGCGAACAGGAGGTCCAAAGCAACCATATCGTATACATCGTGAGGACACTCCCGCGTTCGCGATGGCCGGTCTCTGGGAGGTCTGGACGAATGGAGAGACAGAGATACCGTGCGTGACAATTCTCACCACAGAACCGAACGAGATGATGAAATCGATTCACGATCGGATGCCCGTAGTGCTTCCGACCGACGTCGAAGAGACGTGGCTCGCAGCAGATCCATATGAACGACGAGAATTGTGTGGGCCCTACCCCGACGAGGACCTCGAGGTGTACGAAATCTCAACTCAAGTAAATAACCCCGGAAACGATGATCCCTCGGTGATCGAACCGCTGGATTACGACCAGTCCGGACTCGACCATTTCAGTTCCTGA
- a CDS encoding Cdc6/Cdc18 family protein: MIRDARVLRSEFVPREVVHRDQELNHLASVLEPISYGEPAESALLTGPSGAGKTCLARFVTDQLQQETLDATVQYVNCWQAHSQFRTVYHILEGLGKTLNIHRQSTPHDELIERLREYNGPHCVVILDEVDQLEDKRILYDLYALPQFSTMLIANREEELFADLDERIISRYRGCDRVRFDKYGVEDLTAILHARAERGLRKGAVDQTVLATIADAAAGDARLAISVLRSAARTAMHEQSERITEKIVEEAIPHAQSEMHRKNLDTLTHHQRALYEVIQEEGEIAPSDLYTSYRKRVESPKSDRTVRTYLSKMDRYGLIAAEGTSRDRLYRISNSFDQDYI; the protein is encoded by the coding sequence ATGATTCGGGACGCTCGTGTACTCCGCTCTGAATTCGTCCCGAGAGAAGTCGTTCACCGGGATCAGGAGTTGAACCATCTCGCAAGTGTTCTCGAACCAATCTCGTACGGTGAGCCGGCCGAATCTGCACTCCTCACCGGTCCCTCAGGTGCAGGGAAGACCTGTCTCGCACGCTTTGTCACCGATCAACTCCAACAAGAAACCCTCGACGCTACGGTTCAGTATGTCAATTGCTGGCAGGCACACTCGCAGTTCCGGACCGTCTATCATATCCTCGAGGGTCTCGGAAAGACGCTCAACATCCATCGGCAATCGACTCCACACGACGAGCTCATCGAACGACTTCGAGAATACAACGGACCACACTGCGTCGTGATTCTCGACGAAGTCGACCAACTTGAGGACAAACGCATTTTGTACGATCTCTACGCGCTCCCGCAGTTCTCGACAATGCTGATCGCCAATCGTGAGGAGGAGCTCTTTGCCGATCTCGACGAACGGATTATCAGTCGATATAGGGGTTGCGATCGAGTCCGGTTCGACAAGTATGGTGTAGAAGATCTCACGGCGATTCTGCACGCCCGTGCTGAACGTGGACTCCGGAAAGGTGCTGTCGATCAAACCGTGTTAGCGACGATCGCCGACGCCGCTGCCGGTGATGCTCGTCTCGCAATCAGCGTTCTTCGGAGTGCCGCACGAACGGCGATGCACGAACAGAGCGAGCGAATCACTGAGAAGATCGTCGAGGAGGCGATCCCGCATGCACAAAGCGAGATGCACCGAAAGAATCTGGATACGCTCACACATCATCAACGAGCACTCTATGAGGTCATTCAAGAAGAAGGCGAAATCGCCCCAAGTGATCTCTACACCTCGTATCGCAAGCGAGTTGAGAGTCCGAAAAGCGATCGGACCGTTCGAACGTATCTCTCAAAGATGGATCGCTACGGGCTGATCGCTGCTGAGGGTACGAGTAGAGACCGACTCTATCGGATTTCAAACTCTTTCGACCAAGATTATATTTAG
- a CDS encoding DUF6788 family protein, whose translation MTQPTPPSTLPAYIAEGLPKQDDATLRDAREFIDQLLTDREQRREEPITEDELPDDAEVLREKSDGTVYLEYRTCGDDTCKCMTEGKKHGPYKYRAYRDGDTVRREYLGKAEERK comes from the coding sequence ATGACGCAACCTACCCCACCGTCAACTCTCCCGGCGTATATCGCTGAAGGGCTTCCGAAACAGGACGACGCCACCCTTCGGGACGCTCGTGAGTTTATCGATCAACTCCTCACAGATCGCGAACAGCGCCGAGAGGAACCAATCACCGAAGACGAGCTCCCCGATGACGCCGAAGTCCTCAGGGAAAAATCGGACGGAACGGTCTACCTCGAGTACCGAACCTGTGGCGATGACACCTGCAAATGCATGACCGAAGGCAAAAAACATGGCCCGTACAAGTACCGAGCCTACCGAGATGGGGATACAGTTCGCAGAGAGTATCTCGGGAAAGCTGAGGAAAGGAAGTAG
- a CDS encoding phage repressor protein, with product MVQRVEWFAKSDYPLFSFFEYHDIQVSPKVVGENLGYHPGYIGRRLRALRDAGLLDQHDNGLYELSDLGRQFLVGEVSTE from the coding sequence ATGGTCCAGCGTGTAGAGTGGTTTGCAAAAAGCGATTATCCATTATTTTCTTTCTTCGAATACCATGATATCCAGGTCTCTCCCAAGGTTGTTGGAGAGAATCTCGGGTACCACCCTGGATACATCGGACGTCGACTCCGAGCGTTGCGGGATGCTGGGCTACTCGATCAACACGACAATGGACTCTACGAGCTCTCTGATCTCGGCAGGCAGTTCCTTGTGGGCGAGGTTTCCACTGAGTAG
- a CDS encoding geranylgeranylglycerol-phosphate geranylgeranyltransferase: MVVVDNVRGVVELTRPVNAVVAGILTFTGAFVAQGSNVINSAEAVVIATIITVLATAAGNAINDYFDIETDQVNNPDRPLPRGLVTPNTAFVFSIVLFVSAGALALTLPIIATAIAVLNIILLAAYTEIFKGIPGVGNAVVAYLGGSTFLFGGAAVGDIAAPGVLFVLAALATFSREVIKDVEDIEGDQKERITTLPLVIGEKHSLVISVVFLCLTVAITPVPYLLGMFGVIYVLLVIPANGAMLYAGYLSFNDPTAGQSLLKYGMFLTAAAFIVGRTTVIL; encoded by the coding sequence ATGGTGGTAGTGGATAACGTTCGTGGTGTCGTCGAACTCACTCGACCAGTAAACGCAGTCGTAGCTGGGATATTGACCTTCACGGGAGCGTTCGTTGCCCAGGGGAGCAATGTTATCAATAGCGCAGAAGCCGTTGTCATCGCGACTATTATAACAGTTCTAGCGACAGCAGCGGGGAACGCCATCAACGATTATTTCGATATCGAAACGGATCAGGTTAACAATCCAGATCGACCACTACCACGCGGGTTAGTTACCCCAAATACCGCTTTCGTCTTCAGTATCGTGTTATTCGTTAGTGCCGGTGCGTTGGCGCTCACATTGCCGATAATCGCTACCGCTATCGCCGTTCTCAATATTATCCTTCTTGCTGCCTATACGGAAATCTTTAAAGGAATACCGGGGGTTGGGAACGCTGTAGTGGCGTATCTCGGTGGGAGTACGTTTCTGTTTGGAGGCGCAGCGGTCGGTGATATTGCTGCACCCGGTGTGTTATTTGTGCTAGCGGCATTAGCAACATTTAGCCGAGAGGTGATCAAAGACGTCGAAGACATAGAGGGCGATCAGAAGGAGAGGATAACTACTCTGCCTCTTGTCATTGGAGAAAAGCACTCACTCGTTATCAGTGTAGTATTCCTTTGTCTCACAGTCGCAATTACGCCAGTTCCATATCTGTTAGGGATGTTTGGAGTGATCTATGTTCTTCTCGTAATACCCGCGAACGGGGCGATGCTATACGCCGGTTATCTTAGCTTCAACGATCCCACAGCTGGGCAATCTCTCCTGAAGTACGGAATGTTCCTAACCGCTGCAGCGTTTATTGTTGGTCGAACCACAGTTATTCTCTGA
- a CDS encoding transcriptional regulator FilR1 domain-containing protein produces the protein MNDNHVYEDPAVTNPITGEQHIVREAINEYVDSARLDILRAIDEQPVTPSGIEDRGLVTRQTASEYLSEFMRCALVDLDRDHRYVLTYGGKFALESVENCLEEITREELAFLSRSPRPFKLLQFLRTGPTEPRELANASPDSPARITIWRVFQAFEDYGWCESRSGKYHLIRDGEDALYAYQDLIERSEQAIAKAPFLQRLSTDLPDFPTHALADADLVFSEAASPGLVVDAALKLCDPRTRRFRIVTSVFQPTLFKAYHKLVKLGVTLEPIVDASVYERISQDENLWYLFDNSEHENYTLTRLEEPLTLGIGLYDDRKVAVGAYNEIGDGNHVAVIISSNDELIEWANKKYKYYRQQSIDPVDPSLANRASNTT, from the coding sequence ATGAACGATAACCACGTTTACGAAGATCCGGCGGTCACAAATCCAATCACTGGTGAGCAACACATAGTTCGTGAAGCCATCAATGAATACGTTGATTCGGCTCGACTCGATATTTTACGAGCGATCGATGAACAACCAGTAACACCTTCAGGTATAGAAGATCGTGGATTAGTGACACGGCAGACGGCGTCTGAGTATCTCTCCGAATTTATGAGGTGCGCTTTAGTTGACCTGGACCGAGATCACCGGTATGTCCTTACATACGGTGGAAAATTCGCACTTGAATCAGTCGAGAACTGTCTTGAGGAAATTACCCGCGAAGAGCTCGCTTTCCTTTCTCGATCTCCTCGGCCATTCAAATTGCTCCAATTTCTCAGAACCGGCCCAACAGAACCGCGCGAGCTTGCGAACGCTAGTCCTGACTCACCGGCCCGGATAACGATCTGGCGTGTGTTTCAGGCGTTCGAAGATTACGGATGGTGTGAGTCGCGATCGGGAAAATACCATCTCATTCGTGATGGCGAGGACGCTTTATACGCATACCAGGATCTTATTGAGCGAAGCGAACAAGCAATCGCTAAGGCACCGTTTCTACAGCGGCTTTCGACAGACCTACCGGACTTTCCGACACATGCCCTCGCTGATGCCGATCTGGTGTTCTCCGAAGCTGCCTCACCAGGTCTGGTGGTCGATGCTGCTCTCAAGCTTTGTGATCCCCGTACTCGGCGTTTCCGGATTGTGACCTCCGTGTTTCAACCCACCTTGTTCAAAGCTTATCATAAGCTCGTTAAATTAGGCGTGACACTGGAGCCAATCGTCGATGCCTCCGTCTATGAACGAATCTCACAAGACGAAAACCTTTGGTATCTATTTGATAATTCGGAGCACGAGAATTATACTCTGACGCGGCTTGAGGAACCACTTACATTAGGAATTGGACTCTATGATGATCGAAAAGTAGCGGTAGGTGCATATAACGAAATCGGCGATGGCAACCATGTTGCTGTGATTATCAGTTCGAACGATGAGTTGATCGAGTGGGCGAACAAGAAATACAAATACTACCGGCAGCAGTCGATTGATCCAGTTGATCCCTCACTCGCGAACAGAGCCTCCAACACCACGTAA
- a CDS encoding TRAM domain-containing protein, which translates to MIEIPDTLRLLFSSEIEQRDGRYLIKLPADQIDRSNPAIRSGEQYRVAIIKPPDGSEQATDSSEAHTESKSKSTQGPPVKAGDVRTVTIEAIGDQGDGIAKVERGYVVIVPGGEPGDELTVRIEDVRKTVGFAEMISGHE; encoded by the coding sequence ATGATCGAGATTCCAGACACTCTTCGACTGCTTTTTTCTTCAGAGATCGAACAGAGAGACGGTCGGTATCTGATCAAGCTACCTGCAGACCAGATCGATAGATCAAATCCGGCAATTCGGTCTGGTGAACAATATCGCGTCGCGATCATCAAACCGCCTGATGGATCTGAACAGGCTACCGACTCGAGCGAGGCTCATACTGAATCCAAATCCAAGAGCACCCAGGGTCCACCCGTCAAAGCGGGCGACGTTCGAACCGTTACGATTGAGGCTATCGGCGACCAGGGTGATGGCATTGCGAAAGTCGAACGTGGCTACGTCGTGATTGTTCCCGGTGGCGAACCGGGTGACGAACTCACCGTCCGAATCGAAGACGTCCGAAAGACCGTCGGTTTTGCAGAGATGATTAGCGGTCACGAGTGA